AACTACATGGTCCAGGACCTGTGCTTCTTCCTGGAGGCACTGGGCGTCAAGGTCGAGGGCGTCGGCACGACCACGCTGACCGTGCACGGCATCCCGAGCATCGACGTGGACGTCGACTACTCCCCCTCCGAGGACCCGGTCGAGGCGATGAGCCTGCTGGCGGCGGCGGTTGTCACCGAGTCGGAGCTGACGATCCGCCGGGTCCCGATCGAGTTCATGGAGATCGAGCTCGCGGTCCTGGAGGAGATGGGCCTGGACCACGACCGCTCGGCGGAGTACGCGGCGGACAACTGCCGTACCCGGCTGGTGGACCTGACGGTACGCCCCTCCAAGCTGGAGGCACCGATCGACAAGATCCACCCGATGCCGTTCCCGGGCCTGAACATTGACAATGTCCCGTTCTTCGCCGCGATCGCGGCGGTCGCCCAGGGCAAGACGCTGATCCACGACTGGGTCTACGACAACCGCGCGATCTACCTCACGGACCTCAACCGCCTTGGCGGGAGGCTGCAGTTGCTGGACCCCCACCGCGTCCTGGTGGAGGGCCCGACCCGCTGGCGCGCGGCGGAGATGATGTGCCCGCCGGCACTGCGGCCCGCGGTGGTGGTGCTGCTGGCGATGATGGCGGCCGAGGGCACGTCGGTGCTGCGCAATGTGTATGTGATCAACCGGGGGTACGAGGAGCTGGCGGAGCGGCTGAACTCGGTGGGGGCCCAGATCGAGATCTTCCGCGACATCTGAATTGCGGATGCCGCCGCACCGTCCAGGGCGCCCACGGAGTCTCCGCAAGCGCCCTGGAACGTGGGGTTCAGCGGCTGCGCAGAGTGGCCAGCGCGGCGTCGAGATCGGCCGCGCGCGGGCGGTTGTGCGGCAGCTTGCCGAGTACGACCGCCATCCCGCAGGTGTTCGTGAGGGCGGAGAGGACCAGGCCGCCCGCGACACCGGCCGCGACCAGCAGGAGGGCAGGGTGCACGAGCAGGCCGAGGAGGAGGCCGAGCAGGACCAGGCTGCCGGCGGTGAAGCGGACCTGGCGTTCCATGCTCCAACCCGCCCGGGTATCGCAGGCAGCCGGTGTGTGCAGGTCGTGCCCCTCGGCGGCCCACGCACCGGTGCCGCCGGCGAGCGTGGCCGTGGTGATGCCCTGCTCGGACAGCAGCTTGCAGGCGTTCTCGGAGCGCGCGCCGGAGGCGCACACCACAAGGACGTCACCGCGTCCGGCGGCGTGCCGTATCTCCGGCAGGGCGCGGCGGACGTGGTCGAGGGGGATGTTCAGAGCGCCGGGCAGGTGGCCGGAGGCGTACTCGGCGGGCGTGCGCACGTCGATGACGGTGAGTTCGTGCAGCCGGGTGCGGGCCTGGTCGGTGCCGAGGGTGGCGGGGGCGGGGGTGTTGGTCATGGCAGGTGTGATCCTTAATGGTCGACGCGGTCCCGAACCGGGACGTACAGTACCCCTAGGGGTATTTTTAGGAGTGATCGTGGAACTGGAGCTTGAGGGTGCGGACCTGAAGGCCGTGCTGAACCGGCTGCGCCGGGCGCAGGGTCAGATCTCCGGTGTGATCCGGATGATCGAGGAGGGACGCGACTGCGAGGACGTGGTCACGCAGCTCGCCGCCGCCTCGCGTGCGCTGGACCGGGCCGGTTTCGCGATCATCGCGACGGGCCTGCAGCAGTGCGTGACGGACATCGAGTCCGGCCGCAAGAACGGTGAGGACACGGACGCGATGCGTGCCCGCCTGGAGAAGCTGTTCCTGTCGCTGGCGTGAGGACTCTCGCCGCGGCGGCCGTCACAGCACCGCATCGATCAGCATGAAGGCCGCCACCGCCAGCAACACCAGCGCGAAGATCCGCTGAAGCGCGTGTCCCGAGACCTTCGCGGACAGCCGTTTCCCATCCCATGCGCCGAGGATCGCGGCCCCGACGAAAGGCCCGACGACCGCCCAGTCCAGCCGCTCGACCGTACCGGCACGCGTCGCCAGCGCGGCCAGCGAGTTGACGGTGATGACCAGCAGGCTGGTACCCACCGCGTTGCGCATCCTCATACCCAGCACGCCCACCAGCACCGGTACGGCGAGGAAGCCACCGCCGACACCGAGGACGCCGGTGACCGCGCCGAGCCCGGCACCCGCGGCCGCGGCCCGCACCGGCCGCGCCGGCACGGCACCCTCCGTAGCCGGCCGGGACCGCAGCATGCGCAGGGCGGCCGCTCCCGCGACCACGGCGAAGGCCGCCGTCAGGGCGGACGCCGGGATACGGGCGGCCAGCGCACCGCCCAGCATCGCCGGGCCCATCCCGGCAGCCGCGAACAGCAGCCCCGTCCGCCAGCGGACGTTCCCGTCGCGGGCGTGCGCGGACATCGCGGTGACCGAGGTGAGCGTGACGATGACCAGACTCGCGGTCGTCGCCCCGACCGGACTGAAGCCGAGTAGGTAGATCAGGGCGGGGACGGCCAGCACACTGCCGCCGCCCCCGAGCGCGCCGAGCGCGATACCGATGACCGCACCGGCGACCAGGGCGAGTATCAGAACGCTCACGCGACGGTGCCGTTCCCGCCGCGCGCGTCCACCACCGGCAGCCCCGCCCCAGCCCAGTCCCGCATCCCGCCGATCACATCCACGGCCTGCGCACCGCGGGCAGCCAGCAGTTCGGCCGCCTGCCGGGAGCGGTTGCCCGAACGGCAGATCACGACCAGGTGCCGCGCCTGCAGGTGAGCGGGCAGCCCCGCCCCGGCGGACAGCGCGGAGAGCGCGGACAGCGGCAGGTGCACGGCCTGCGGCGCATGCCCCGCCTGCCACTCGTACGGCTCGCGCACGTCCAGCAGTACGGCGTCACCGCCGCTGCCGGTGGCGTTGCCGTGGCCCGTGCGCACAGCCGCCTCCTGCACGCTCACGCGGCCCGGGCCGCCCCGGTCTCGTCGGAAGATGCTCATCTCGGTTTCTCGCTCCGGCTTCCATGTCGGCAGTTGAATATCGGTGCGACCTCTGCGGCATCCGATGCCGTCAGGGGGTCCATTCAGTGAGCCCTGCCTCGGCCGCATCGAAGGAGTCGTCCACGGCGACGACGTCACGGCCGGCGGCATCCAGCAGGGAGGCGGCGATCGCGGCGCGCATGCCGCCCGCGCAGTGCACCCACACCTCACCGGCGGGGATCTCGTCGAGGCGGCGGTGCAAGGCGTGGACCGGGATGTGCACCGAGCCCTCGATGTACCCGGCCGCCCGCTCCGCGCCGCGTCGCACATCGAGGACGACGACACCCTCCGCCGGGTGCCGGCCCGCGAGATCGGCGAATGTCGCGCGCCGGAAGGAGGCCAGTGTCTTGCCCTCGGACACCCAGTCGGCCGGTGCGCCGATGGCCGCGGCGGCCGGGCGGTCGATGCCGACCCGGACCAGCTCGCGCTGGGCGGCGGCGAGTTGCGCGGGCGACTCGGCCAGCAGCGTCACCGGCTTACCCCACGGGATCAACCAGGCGAGATAGGTGGCGAGCTGCCCCTCGGCCTCGAAGTTGAACGAGCCGGACACGTGCCCCGCGGCGAAGGCGACGCGGTTGCGCAGGTCCACCACCCACTCCCCCGCCGCCAGCCGAGCGGCGATCTCCTCGGCGTCGGCGACGGCGGGCGGGGTCAGGTCGACGGGCGCGGGTCCGGCGGCGTTGGCCGGTCCCATGTGCGTGTAGTAGGCGGGGATGTCGTCCAAGCCGGCCAGGAGGTCGGCGACGAAGGTGTCCACGTCCCGGGTGAGGGCCTCGTTGGACGCCTTCTCCTTGCCGATGGTCGTGTCGCTGCCCTCCGCCTGGGAGGACGAGCAGAAGCTGCCGAATCCGTGCGTGGGCAGCACCTCGGTCTCGTCCGGCAGTTCGGTGGCGAGACGGTGCGCGGAGGCGTGCTGGGCGCGGGCGAGCTGCTCGGTCAGCCGCGGCTCCACGAGATCGGGACGGCCGACGGTGCCGATCAGCAGCGAGCCGCCGGTGAACACCGCGACCGCCGCACCGTCCTCCTCCAGCGCATAGGAGGTGTGGTGCGGGGTGTGGCCGGGTGTCGCCACGGCACGCAGGGTCAGGCCCGCGTCGGCGTCGATCTCCGTGCGATCGCCGTCCTGCACCGGCACGCGCGCGAAGGAGACCCGGGCCCCGGCAGGGACGAGATAGGCCGCACCCGTGATCCGGGCCAGCTCCAGGCCGCCGGTGATGTAGTCGTTGTGCACATGGGTCTCGACGACGTGCGAAATCCGCACGCCCCGCCGCGCCGCCGCCGTGACCACCTGGTCGACATCACGGGGCGGGTCGACCGCCACGGCCGTCCGCTCACCACCCGCCAGATAGCTGCGGTTGCCCAGCCCGGCCACCTCGATCGTGTCGACGAAGAACACGAGGTACTCCCTTCCAGCGAAGAATTACCCCTGGGGGTATGCTTACAACCGTAACACTAGTACCCCGGGGGGTATTTTCAACGGCCGGGGAGCTCTGGGAAACACTGCACGAGCGCCTCGCACACGGCCGGACACCCGGCCCGGCCCCTGTAAGCCGACGAGAAAGGCCCACACCATGCGCTACGACCGCACCGTGCACCTCGACACCGACTTCGCCACCACCGTGAGCCGGGTCCGCGACGCCCTCGCCGCCCAGGGCTTCGGCATCCTCACCGAGATCGACGTCGCCGCCACGCTCAAGGCGAAGCTCGACCACGACATGGAGGACTACGTCATCCTCGGTGCCTGCAACCCGCCGCTCGCCCACCGTGCCCTGGAGACCGACCGCACCATCGGCCTGCTGCTGCCCTGCAACGTCGTCGTCCGCCGCGACGGGGACCGCACCGCCGTACACGCTCTCAACCCGGGCACGATGGTCACCCTCACCGAACTCGACGCCCTGCGCCCGGTCGCCGAGGAGGCCACCCGCCGCCTCGACGCCGCCCTCGCCGCCCTCACCGCAGCCGATGCAGACAGCTGACGTCGCCCCGAGTGCTCAGCGTGGGCGAGCGGGGGTCCGAGGTGGTCAACGATGCGGTCGGCCGCGAATTTTGACACCCCGAAGAGCGGCGGCAGTTGGCGCAGGGTCAGGTTCGTCCGCCAGTAAGCCGTGACCAGCAGCACCCGGTCTTCCAGGTCCAGGCCCCAGGGTCGGCCGCGCCGAGGCGTGCCCACGCCCTCCCGCCGTAGCGCGGTCACCAGCTTGCCGAAGCAGCGCGGGCTCAGCCCGCTGAACGGGACTATCCAGGACGGCACCGAAGCCGTGATCACACCGGCCATACGAAGATCATCTCGCGCGGTGGGAACACTCCGTGGTGCTCGGCCTATTCGGATTGCAGGTCGCGAACCCGGGCACGGAACATGCGCCAGCGTCTCTCGTTCTCATGCACAAGCGTCGCTGACTCCGCCATCAGATCGGCTGCCCGGTCGAACAGCTCAGAAGCCGAAAAGAGGTAGGCAGGAGCCTTCCGATCGCCTCGCAGGTCGGCCCGGAGCGCCGCCGGAGAGAAGTCGACCCGGGCCAGCAGGTCGAGGGCACGGCGCAGCAGCCGCGCGACCAGAGCCTGCAGGCCCGCCGACTGCCAGTCATTGGCGATGATCCGGTGCCGCTCCCCCAGCAGGTCGGCAAGCGCCGGGTAGGCGGCCAGGCTTCCCGCGATCTCCCAAGCCTGCTCCATCGCCTGGGCCAGCCAGGCACCGCCCTGCTCGGTGTCTTCGGCAATCATGCCGACTTCCCTCTTCAGCCTCCGGAGTTCCGCGGGCTCGTCCTCCCCTTCCATGAAGAGGATGCCCGACTCCGCAACGAGACCTGGAGCGTTCAGGTCCTCCGTGCCGGCGAACGCAATCGCCGACGTCTGTTCACCGGCTTGGACGTCGCTCCACCAGTCGGCCAGTGACTTCAGCGCCCGAGATCGCGCCTGGAGCTCTCCGGCCTGCCGCAGTGGGGCCTGTGAGTAGTACTTCTCATGCTCTCGATGGAACCGCGCGAGGTTGTCGATCACCTGTAGCAGTGAGTCTGGAGGGGTGTGCTGCGCCTCGTCCTCGGGCATGCCGGCAGTTTGCACCACGTCTCACGTACACGGCACCGGGGCACGCCCATCAGGGCGAACCCCCTGGGAGTCCGCGGCAGGGCCACGGGCACCGTTCGCTCCGGCGATGGCCGACCGGGGCCGCGGTCGGCAGTGTGTAGCGGCTGACGGTCAGGTCCGGGCGGACACGGTCGATCAGTCCGGGCTGGTTGTACTGGACCCACAGGTTACCGAAGCAGTCGAAGGCCAGGCCGGCCAGCTTGGCGTCCGGGACGTCGGTGCGGTGCTCGGTGATACGGCCGGTAACGAGGTCGAGTTCGGCGTAGGCAGCGCCGGCCTCCTCGGTGAACCAGACATGGCCGCTCCGGCCGGCAGCGACGGCGATGGGTCGGCTGTCAGGGGTGGGGATGGCGTACTCGCGCAGGAAGCCGTTCGTGTCAACACGGCCGATGCGGTTGCCTGTCAGCTCGGTGAAGAACATGGCGCAGCGGGGCCCTCGCGCCAGGTAGATCGGCTGACTGTCCGGAGCGAGGCTGTGCACGGTCCAGGCGTGGGTGCGGGGATCGAAACTTCCGACGGTTCCGTTGTCCTTCCCCGTCCACCACACGGTGTGCCCGTCGCATCCGATGCGCAGGCCGTGCGGCCCGGCGCCGGGCAGCGGGAGCGGGTAGCTGGCGATGCGCTTGCCGGTGGCGTCCAGCTCCACCAGGGCGTTGGCGAATTCCTCGGTGAGCCACACATGCCCGCGCCAGTCCTTGTCGATGCCGTGGGGTCCGCTGTTGTCCGGGAAGTCGATAGTGCCCACCACGCGGCCGGTTGTGGATACGCGCAGGACGCGGTCCTCGAGTTGCTGGGAGACCCAGAGGTTGCCGTCCGGCCCGATGATCAACTCATGTGTGCTGCCCAGCCAGGGCGGGGGCATTCGATACTCGTGCACAGTGCCCACCGGAGGAGCAGGGCGACCTGCCGGTGCGGCCGCCGCTCCGGGCACCCGTGGGGCCACGAGCAGGACTGCCGCGGCCAGAGCCGCGGCCAGGGCAGGCACACGCCGCCCTCTCAAATTCAACTGCAATAAACGATGCATGGCGAACTCCTCCGTCGCAGCAGGTGGAGGCCCTCGGAGCGTCGGAGAGCACCGAAGCCACAGACATCCGCCCACCCAGGGATCGCCAATCCCACCGGGCTTCCCGAATCGGGCGGAATGTCCGTTATTGATCGAAGTCAACCTAGCGGGTAAGAGATCGCCGCGCGTCGGCGCGGAGGCCGCGTTCTGCACGTTGCCCAGAAGCTCGGCGGATCGGCCCGGTGGGTGACGGCCGACCTGTTCGACACCGACGAGAACGACCGCATCGTCGAGCACTGGGACACGATCGATTGACCATGTGGGCCACGCCGTCGCGGCTGAAGACGACGGGCGGCAGGTGGCCGGCGCTGGAGAAGGACGCGAGCATGAGCGCCGGGTCCATCCGGACGAGCAGGCAGGTGGCGGGACGGCGTGCGGAGGCGTCGGAGATGTGCATGTCCAGGCGGCGCACGACCCGGTGCGGCGGGAGGTCGGCGGCCGGCACGTCGCGCAGGGCGGAGCGGTAGCTGTTCATGTCGACCGCAGCCTCCACCCCGTGGCCCATCACATCGCCCATCACCAGCAGGGGTGCGCCCGAAGTGCACGGCAGCCCGGGGTCGGTCAGCAGGGCACGCTGGAGCTCGACGGCGGTGCGCTGCGCCTGTCCGAAGAGGCGGGCGTGTTCGACGGCCACGGCGGCACGACGAGCCACCGACCGGGCGATCAGCAGGTCGCGGTCGGTGAAGCTGCCGGAGGCCCTGGCGATGAGGACGGCGCCCAGCACATGGTCGTGGACGCTGAGTGGTACCGCGAGCCGGCCTTCGTCGAGGGTCGTCCGGCCGCGCAGTACGGCACCGGACGGGTACGGGGGCAGCAGCTCGGCGTGACCGGTCACGGCGGCCCGTTCCACACCTGGCCCGCCGCCTGGCTGCAGCTCCTGCGGCAGCAGGTCCACCGCGGCCGCGTCGGCCAGTCCCGAACCGAGAAGGCTCACCACCTCCAGACAGGTGATTTTCTCGTCGAGCGCCGTACCGATCCGGTCGGCGGCCTCCACGCACACGATCACCTCCTGCCGCACGGGCGATGTGCTCAGTCTTGTGCGCCCCTCGTCCCTGCGTATCACAGGTCCGGGCCCGCACCCGGGCAAGGATGCGGGCCGGATGGCGGGAGGGGTCAGGGCTGGCCGGGAGAGACACCGCCCTGGAGGCGTTCCAGGTCGGAGGCGCGGACCTGGATGGCGAGCACGGCGATCACCGCCGCGATCACCGCGAAGACGGCGGCCACGATGAAGGCCGCGGAGACTCCGGCGGCGAGGACCTCGTCGCTGAAGGGCCGTGGTAGCTGACCGGTCTGCTGGAAGCGCAGTTTCTCCGCCGGGGTCGCCTGGGCGAGGAAGCGCGACACCTGGTCGTCGGCCTCGTTGTTGCTGGCCGTGCCGAACACCGTGACCAGAATGGACAGGCCGAGTGAACCGCCCACCTGCTGGGTGGCGTTGAGCATGCCGGACGCCGCGCCTGTCTCGTGCGTGGGCACTCCGGAGACTGCCATCAGCGTCAGCGAGACGAAGTTGAAGCCCATGCCCAGGCCGAAGACGAGGATCGGTCCCAGGATACTGCCCGGATACGTGGAGTGGACATCGGTGAGGGTCAGCCACGCCAGACCCCCGGCGGCAAGGATGGAGCCGGTCACCATGAAGGGCTTCGGGCCGTATTTCGGCAGGAGTTGGGAGGCGATGCCCGCACCCACAGCGATGATGGCGCTCACTGGCAGAAAGGCGAGACCGGCCCTCAGCGGGCTGAAGTCCAGCACGTTCTGCACGAAGAGCGTGAGGAAGAAGAACATGCCGAAGATTGCGGCGGCGAGGCTCAGCATGATTCCGTACGTGCCCGCCCGGTTACGGTCGGCGAACATGTGCAGGGGCGTGATCGGCTGTCTGGAGCGCCGCTCGACCAGGATGAACGTGGTGAGCAGCACGACCGCCGCGCCGAACGACGCGAGCGTCCACGGGTCGCGCCAGCCTTCCTGGGCAGCCCGGATGAAGCCGTAGACCAGCGCCACCATGCCGAGGGTCGATGTGAACGCACCGGCCAGGTCGAAGTGGCCGGGATGGCGTTCGGACTCCTTGATGTGGCGGGGAGTTGCCAGAACGATGAGCAGGGCGATCGGCACGTTGACGAAGAACACCCAGCGCCAGTCGAGCCATTCGACGAGGATGCCGCCCGCCACCAGGCCGATCGCACCGCCGCCGGCCGAGACGGCCGCGAACACGCCGAACGCCCGGTTGCGGGCCGGGCCTTCGGTGAAGGTGGTGGTGATCAGCGCCAGCGCGGTCGGCGATGCGATGGCGCCGCCGACGCCCTGCAGCGCCCGCGAGGCCAGGAGCTGGCCTTCGTTCTGGGACAGGCCACCGAGCAGCGAGGCGAGCGCGAAGAGCATCACTCCGAACATGAACACCCGGCGCCTGCCGAGGATGTCACCGGTACGGCCGCCGAGGAGCAACAGGCCGCCGAAGGTGAGCGTATAGGCGTTGACCACCCAGGACAGGCTCGTGGTGGAGAAGTCCAGCGCGCTTTGGATGTGCGGGAGCGCGATGTTCACGATGGTGATGTCGAGGACCACCATCAACTGACACGAAGCGATGACGAGGAGCGCGATACCGTCGCCGCCCTTCTTCTTCGGGGCGGTGGTCTGCGATGTGGGTACCGGCTGCGGGGTCGTCATGGCGCATCGAGCCCTCACGCGAGGGTCTGTAGACGGTTCCGTCCACTATTGAACGGTAAACCTGGGGCGAGCCCGCCACCAGTCGATCACGATCCGCCGGCGGAGGGCTCCGCGACGAAGTCGCGCAGTGCCGCGATGAGCGCATCGGGCCGGTCCTCGGCGATGAGCGTGCAGCTGTCCTCGATCTCCAGCAGCCGCCCCTGGGGCAGCAGTTCGGCGAGCCGCCTGCCGTGTTCGCGCGGCATCATCCGGTCCTCCGTGGCCCAGACCACCAGCGCGGGCCGGTCGAACTTCCGCAGCCCCTCGGCCGCCTCGAGAAGTTCGGTCGTGCGCATGCCCGCGTTGTAGCGCTTGAAGTCGGCCCTGATCGCCTTGTCCGTCAGCAGCGGGCGCAGCCAGTTGTCGACGATCGCGTCCGGTACGGGACGCTTGGTCAGCGCGCCGAAGCCGATGGGCAGCCTGCGCAGCGGTTTCAGCCCGAGGATCCGGGCCGTCAGCGCGATGCCTCCGGGCACCTTGCAGACGAACGAGATCATCTTTCCGGGCGCTCCCGGTGGGTAGTTGTCGAAGGCTTCGCAGGAGATGAGCACGAGGCGGGCGAGCCTTTCGGGGTGAGCGGAGGCGACGGTCTGGGCGCGGCCGCAGTCGCTCTCCACGAGTGTTACCTCGCGCAGGTCCAGGCGGTCCAGGAATTCCGCGATCAGCTCGTTGACCGAGTCGGGGCTCAGGGGGACGTCCGGGCGCATGGGGGTGCGGTGGGCGCCGTACGGGAGGGTCGGGGCGATGCAGCGGTGGTCGCGCCGCAGATCGGCCACGACCTTGCGCCAGACCGTGGCGTCGTGGACGAGCCCGTGCAGCAGGACCACGGGCGGGCCGTCGCCGCCGCTGTCCTCGTAGGTGATCGTCCCTGCGCTGAGCTCGATCTCCGGCATGGCCTCTCCCTTCGAGCGATAACGATGTTATCTGGAAGGGTGACGGCCCACTGGAGACGGGTCAGGGCAGCACCGCCGTGCCGTCCAGCTCCACCATGGCCTCCTCGTCCCAGAGCCGGTCCACTCCGATCACCGCCATCGCGGGATAGTCGCGGCCGGCCAACCGCCGCCAGATGCGGCCCAGTTCAGGAGCGTGGGTGCGATAGCCGGCGACATCGGTGGCGTAGACCGTGACACGGGCAAGGTCGTGCGGGGCGCCGCCGGCGGCCGCGAGTGCGGTGAGCAGATTCGCCAGCGCCGTCTCGAACTGCTCGGGCAGCGTCTCCCCGACGATCGTGCCGCCAGGGTCCAGCGCGGTCTGCCCGGCCAGGAACACCAGCCGCGAGCCGGTGGCCGTGATGGCGTGCGAGAAGCCGGTGGGGGGCGAGAGCTCGGCCGGATTGTGACGGTGCAGGCTCATGCGTGCGGCTCCTTCAGGCTCATGCGTGCGGCTCTTCGGCGCTCATGCGTACAGCTCCTTGGCGATGATCGTGCGCTGGACCTCGGTCGCGCCCTCGTAGATCCGGGGCGCGCGGACCTCTCTGTACAGATGTTCAAGCAGATGACCACGCTGGAGCCCGCGGGCGCCGTGGAGCTGGACGGCCGCGTCCACCACGTACTGGGCGGTCTCGGTCGCCAGCAGCTTCGCCATCGCGGACCGCTTGGGCACATCGGCGGCCCCTTCGTCGTACGCCACGGCCGCCGCGTAGACCAGCAGCCGCGCGGCCTCGGTGCGGGTGGCCATCTCGGCGACCTGGTGGGCGACGGACTGGAGATCCTTGAGCGGGCCGCCGAAGGCCGTACGGCGGGAGGTGTGGTCGATGGCCGCGTCCAGGGCCGCCTGGGCCATGCCGACGGCGAAGGCGCCGACGCTCGGGCGGAAGAGGTTCAGGGTGCTCATGGCGACACGGAAGCCACTGTTCACTTCACCGAGGACATCGTCCCTGGTCACTGGCACCTCCGCGAAGGTCAGCGCGCCGATGGGATGCGGTGAGAGCATCTCCAGGGCGGTTCCGGTCAGCCCCGGCCGGTCGGCGGGGACGAGGAACGCCGTCACGCCGCGCGCTCCCGCACCTTCGGTCGTACGGGCGAAGACGGTGTAGAAGTCGGCCTCGGGCGCGTTGGAGATCCAGCGTTTCTCGCCGCTCAGCCGCCAACCGTCCCCATCCGGCTCGGCCTTGAGTGCGAGGGCCGCAGCGTCCGAGCCCGCGTCCGGCTCGCTGAGCGCGAAGGCGGCCACGGCGCGCCCGACGATCACGTCGGGGAGCCAGCGCTCCTGCTGGGCCGCGGTGCCCGCCTGAACGAGGGGGTAGCTGCCCAGGCCCTGGAGGGCGAGGGCGGTCTCGGCCTCCGTACAGCCGTGGGCGAGGGATTCGCGCAGCAGGCACAGTTCCAGCGCCCCAGCCCCGAACAGCCGCCCCAGGAGCCCCAGTTCACCGAGGGCGGCAACCAGGGGGCGATTGACGTGGCCCGGTTCCCCCTTGTCGGCGATCGGGCGCAGCTGCTCGGCGGCCAGGGTACGCAGCTGCGCACACCGGGCGGTTTGTTCCGGATCGAGCGAGAATACGGGCATTCGTGCCCCCATTTCATGCGGCCCGGGGATCCGGGGGTGGGCCCCGGGAAAGCACGGTATCGCGGACTGTTGACTGTCGTCACCTTCACGATACGCTCGATTCGCGACCCCACCACGAGAAGGGGGCGAACGATGGAACTGTCACCCTCGGCCCACCGTGACACCTTTGCGCGCGACCACCTCCCGCCCGGCGGACAGTGGCCGGAACTACTCTTCGACCTGCCCGCGCTGCACTATCCGCAGCGGCTCAACTGCGGGGCCGAACTGCTGGACCGTACGATCGAGCGCTTCGGCGCGGAGCGGCCCGCCTTCCGGACCGGCGGCGGCGAGGTCTGGACCTACGGCGAGCTGCGCGACCAGGTCGACCGCATAGCGCATGTCCTCACCTCGGACCTGGGCGTCGTCCCCGGAAACCGCGTCCTGCTGCGCGGCCCGACCACGCCCTGGCTCGCCGCAAGCTGGCTGGCGGTGCTGAAGGCGGGCGCGGTGGCCGTCACCGTGCTGGCCCAGCAGCGGGCCAAGGAACTGGCCACGGTGTGCGAGATCGCCGCCGTCAGCCACGCCCTGTGCGACATCCGCTCCCTCGACGACCTGGCCAAGGCCGAGGTGCCGGGGCTGCGCCTCACGGCGTACGGCGGCGACGGTCCCGACGATCTGCTGCGGCTGTCCGCCGCCGCGCACCCGGAGCCCTACGAAGCGGTCGAGACCGCGGCCGACGATGTCGCACTGATCGCCTTCAC
This window of the Streptomyces sp. SLBN-118 genome carries:
- a CDS encoding rhodanese-like domain-containing protein, which translates into the protein MTNTPAPATLGTDQARTRLHELTVIDVRTPAEYASGHLPGALNIPLDHVRRALPEIRHAAGRGDVLVVCASGARSENACKLLSEQGITTATLAGGTGAWAAEGHDLHTPAACDTRAGWSMERQVRFTAGSLVLLGLLLGLLVHPALLLVAAGVAGGLVLSALTNTCGMAVVLGKLPHNRPRAADLDAALATLRSR
- a CDS encoding metal-sensitive transcriptional regulator, which translates into the protein MELELEGADLKAVLNRLRRAQGQISGVIRMIEEGRDCEDVVTQLAAASRALDRAGFAIIATGLQQCVTDIESGRKNGEDTDAMRARLEKLFLSLA
- a CDS encoding sulfite exporter TauE/SafE family protein, which produces MSVLILALVAGAVIGIALGALGGGGSVLAVPALIYLLGFSPVGATTASLVIVTLTSVTAMSAHARDGNVRWRTGLLFAAAGMGPAMLGGALAARIPASALTAAFAVVAGAAALRMLRSRPATEGAVPARPVRAAAAGAGLGAVTGVLGVGGGFLAVPVLVGVLGMRMRNAVGTSLLVITVNSLAALATRAGTVERLDWAVVGPFVGAAILGAWDGKRLSAKVSGHALQRIFALVLLAVAAFMLIDAVL
- a CDS encoding rhodanese-like domain-containing protein; amino-acid sequence: MSIFRRDRGGPGRVSVQEAAVRTGHGNATGSGGDAVLLDVREPYEWQAGHAPQAVHLPLSALSALSAGAGLPAHLQARHLVVICRSGNRSRQAAELLAARGAQAVDVIGGMRDWAGAGLPVVDARGGNGTVA
- a CDS encoding rhodanese-like domain-containing protein, giving the protein MFFVDTIEVAGLGNRSYLAGGERTAVAVDPPRDVDQVVTAAARRGVRISHVVETHVHNDYITGGLELARITGAAYLVPAGARVSFARVPVQDGDRTEIDADAGLTLRAVATPGHTPHHTSYALEEDGAAVAVFTGGSLLIGTVGRPDLVEPRLTEQLARAQHASAHRLATELPDETEVLPTHGFGSFCSSSQAEGSDTTIGKEKASNEALTRDVDTFVADLLAGLDDIPAYYTHMGPANAAGPAPVDLTPPAVADAEEIAARLAAGEWVVDLRNRVAFAAGHVSGSFNFEAEGQLATYLAWLIPWGKPVTLLAESPAQLAAAQRELVRVGIDRPAAAAIGAPADWVSEGKTLASFRRATFADLAGRHPAEGVVVLDVRRGAERAAGYIEGSVHIPVHALHRRLDEIPAGEVWVHCAGGMRAAIAASLLDAAGRDVVAVDDSFDAAEAGLTEWTP
- a CDS encoding DUF302 domain-containing protein; this encodes MRYDRTVHLDTDFATTVSRVRDALAAQGFGILTEIDVAATLKAKLDHDMEDYVILGACNPPLAHRALETDRTIGLLLPCNVVVRRDGDRTAVHALNPGTMVTLTELDALRPVAEEATRRLDAALAALTAADADS
- a CDS encoding PP2C family protein-serine/threonine phosphatase, with the translated sequence MRQEVIVCVEAADRIGTALDEKITCLEVVSLLGSGLADAAAVDLLPQELQPGGGPGVERAAVTGHAELLPPYPSGAVLRGRTTLDEGRLAVPLSVHDHVLGAVLIARASGSFTDRDLLIARSVARRAAVAVEHARLFGQAQRTAVELQRALLTDPGLPCTSGAPLLVMGDVMGHGVEAAVDMNSYRSALRDVPAADLPPHRVVRRLDMHISDASARRPATCLLVRMDPALMLASFSSAGHLPPVVFSRDGVAHMVNRSCPSARRCGRSRRCRTGRPSPTGPIRRASGQRAERGLRADARRSLTR
- a CDS encoding MFS transporter, producing MTTPQPVPTSQTTAPKKKGGDGIALLVIASCQLMVVLDITIVNIALPHIQSALDFSTTSLSWVVNAYTLTFGGLLLLGGRTGDILGRRRVFMFGVMLFALASLLGGLSQNEGQLLASRALQGVGGAIASPTALALITTTFTEGPARNRAFGVFAAVSAGGGAIGLVAGGILVEWLDWRWVFFVNVPIALLIVLATPRHIKESERHPGHFDLAGAFTSTLGMVALVYGFIRAAQEGWRDPWTLASFGAAVVLLTTFILVERRSRQPITPLHMFADRNRAGTYGIMLSLAAAIFGMFFFLTLFVQNVLDFSPLRAGLAFLPVSAIIAVGAGIASQLLPKYGPKPFMVTGSILAAGGLAWLTLTDVHSTYPGSILGPILVFGLGMGFNFVSLTLMAVSGVPTHETGAASGMLNATQQVGGSLGLSILVTVFGTASNNEADDQVSRFLAQATPAEKLRFQQTGQLPRPFSDEVLAAGVSAAFIVAAVFAVIAAVIAVLAIQVRASDLERLQGGVSPGQP
- a CDS encoding alpha/beta fold hydrolase → MPEIELSAGTITYEDSGGDGPPVVLLHGLVHDATVWRKVVADLRRDHRCIAPTLPYGAHRTPMRPDVPLSPDSVNELIAEFLDRLDLREVTLVESDCGRAQTVASAHPERLARLVLISCEAFDNYPPGAPGKMISFVCKVPGGIALTARILGLKPLRRLPIGFGALTKRPVPDAIVDNWLRPLLTDKAIRADFKRYNAGMRTTELLEAAEGLRKFDRPALVVWATEDRMMPREHGRRLAELLPQGRLLEIEDSCTLIAEDRPDALIAALRDFVAEPSAGGS